Within the Candidatus Cloacimonadota bacterium genome, the region GCCTGGCACCGGTGGCGAAGGTTCTGCAGGATCATTTCGGCATCGTAAACGGGCTCATGACCACGGTGCATGCCTTCACGAACGATCAACGCATCCTGGATTTGCCCCATAAAGATTTGCGCAGAGCCCGAGCCGCGTCGGTGAGCATGATTCCCACTTCCACCGGAGCCGCCAAAGCCATCGGGCTGGTTATTCCTGAACTGGCTGGGAAGCTGGATGGAATGGCAATCCGGGTGCCCACGCCGAATGTTTCCCTGGTGGATTTGAGTGTAAATTTGGAACGCGAGACCTCCAAAGATGAGATTAACGCCGCCATGAAAGAAGCCGCGCAAACCTATCTGAAGGGATATTTGCAATATTCCGAAGAACAGCTCGTGTCCATCGATTTGGTTGGCAACAGCCATTCCTCCATTTTCGACGCGCCTTCCACATTTGTTAATGGCAAGCTGGTCAAGGTTTTAAGCTGGTACGACAACGAGTGGGGCTATTCCTGCCGCGTTGCCGACCTTTTGGACATAATGGCCAAACTCTAAACCCTAAGATATTGCAGGGGCGGCTCTTACAAACCGCCTCCTGCTTTTCAAAATGGCAAGATATTTCTACAGCGATGAGGGCAAAACCAGGGGGCCGGTTTCCCCCAATGAGTTGATGTCCTTGATTTTGGACGATGTTTTGGATATGGATTCCTTCGTGATGGAAAGCCGCAGTCCCCAATGGAGAAAAATCCGTGACATCCCGGAGTTGAACCGCTTCATACGCGAATCGGATGTCAGGCTTTTGGATTGGGCGGAAGAACGCGACCTCACCGGGCTTCCAGACCCGGAAATCCCTCTTTTCTTCAATATCCCCATCTCGCGTTTGGTTTGGATGAGCCTGCTCAGCTTCGGGCTTTACGAAATATATTGGATCCGGGCAAACTGGCGTTTTTTGCGCTTCAACCGTAAGAACAGCACCTCTTCCTATTTTTGGAGGGTCGGGCTGAACCCTGTTGCCTTGGTAGGCATATTCCAGCAAATCGGCTCGGACAAAGAGCTTGAAACCGATTCAGGGCAGGGTGATTTGGTGTTGAACGGCTGGTTTTGGCTCTTGTCTCTGGCAATTTTACTGGCACGCCACATCGCTATCTTGGCGCTGCGTCCGGCTTTGGGCTTGGATATTTTGCTCACCTTGACAGCTCTGTTTTTCTCCATCCTGTGTCTTGTGCCGGTGCAAAAACGGATTAACATTGCAAACGAAAAAGCGGACAAGGGGTTTTCACCCAAAGGTTTGGGGCACTATCTGTCGATATTTTTGGGTCTTTTTGTTTGGTTGGTGGTTCTGAGTGGCTGGCTGCCTGGTTTAATCAGGCTTTTTTAACTGAAGATTACTCTAATTCTTTTTCCTTTTCTTCACTGTGTTTAATCGCGTCTTTGAGGTGTGAACGCTGTCCGATGCGCACCATCCAGATAACGAAAAAGAGCAAAAGTCCGCCGCCCAGAGCGATTAGAACGTAAACCATCCAGCTCAGGCCCTTCTTCATTTCCACCACCATCAGTTCGGTTCTGTTCTCAAGGTCTTTGAAATTGAATTTCCAGGTGACCGTCTTCCTGTCGGGAGTGATGCTGTCGAAATTATCGCCCGCGTGGATTATCTTCCAGGGCACGTGAAGCTTGTAGGTCCAGGTATAATTCTTTTCCTGGTCTGCCATAATGCTCTTCAGAATATCATCATCGTCATCCAGACTGGCGATGTATTCTTCCTCGCTCATATCGACGTCCTCGCCGAAGTTCATTGTGTCATCAAGCTGATCCATGATCTCACGATCTTCGATGGATATCTTTCTTTTCACAACTATATTTCCGTCGCTATCCTTGGGTAAAATGTTTATTTGCCCAAAAAAGTTCAGGGCGGAAAGCTGGTCGTCGAGGTTGTTGAAAGCATCGATGCTGTCAAAACTGAAGTCCACATAGTAGATTTTTTTGTTTGCGCCAACGCTTTTCAGGTTATACTCGCGGAGGTGGATGCCCGGGCTGCTGAATACGCGCAAAAATTCCTGGGTGTTTGAAAAGTGGGATTCGATGGACAGACGCAGCTTTGCGCGGCCGGTGCCATTTGAATTTAGCCACAGCTCTTCATCATATTCCACGCAACCTGCTAAAAGCAGGAGCATTGCGATCAATATGGGCATCAGTTTTTTCATGGACTTTTTTTTCCTTTTTATGCGGCAAACCTTGTGTTTCCACTAATAGAATAATCGGTTTTTTGGCAAGCAAAATATTTTTCGCCTTCCTCGCACAAATTTCTATTGACAAAAGTGACCCCCCTTGGCATTCTTGTTTTCTACAAAAAATGATAAGGAGTGAACAATGACTGAACTGCGTCAAGTATATCACTGTAAGAAGTGCGGAAACTTGGTGGAAGTGCTTTTCACCGGCCCCGGACAGTTGGTTTGCTGCGGCGAACCGATGATTCTTCTGGCTGGAAACACCGAGGAAGCTGCCTATGAAAAACACATCCCCGTAGTGGAAGACCTGGGCGACAGCATCAAGGTGCTGGTTGGCTCCGTGCCCCATCCCATGGAGGAAAAACACTACATTTCCATGATCGAAGTTTGCACCCAGAAAAAGGTGCTGCGCCACGAACTGAAACCCGGCGAAGCCCCCGAAGCCGTTTTCCCCGTCAAAAAAGCGGACGTGATTACCGTTAGGGAATATTGCAACCTGCACGGCCTCTGGAAAGCCTGAAAAATAATCCATTAACTGGAGGAAATAAACACATGTCATTTAAAGAAAGCAAAACCGCAGCAAATCTGATGAAATCCTTTGCTGGCGAGAGCCAGGCTCGCATGAGATATCTCTATGCGGCCAAAACTGCCAAAAA harbors:
- a CDS encoding DUF4339 domain-containing protein is translated as MARYFYSDEGKTRGPVSPNELMSLILDDVLDMDSFVMESRSPQWRKIRDIPELNRFIRESDVRLLDWAEERDLTGLPDPEIPLFFNIPISRLVWMSLLSFGLYEIYWIRANWRFLRFNRKNSTSSYFWRVGLNPVALVGIFQQIGSDKELETDSGQGDLVLNGWFWLLSLAILLARHIAILALRPALGLDILLTLTALFFSILCLVPVQKRINIANEKADKGFSPKGLGHYLSIFLGLFVWLVVLSGWLPGLIRLF
- a CDS encoding desulfoferrodoxin → MTELRQVYHCKKCGNLVEVLFTGPGQLVCCGEPMILLAGNTEEAAYEKHIPVVEDLGDSIKVLVGSVPHPMEEKHYISMIEVCTQKKVLRHELKPGEAPEAVFPVKKADVITVREYCNLHGLWKA
- the gap gene encoding type I glyceraldehyde-3-phosphate dehydrogenase, with the translated sequence MKKVAINGFGRIGRLVLRTIWESHPGLEVVAINDLTDAKTLAYLLKYDSVHRIFNHDISHTDDSISIDGKVIRIFAEKDPEVLPWKELGVDFVIEATGVYNTREGAGKHLKAGASKVVLTAPAKDDVDATVVLGVNHNILKPEHAIVSNASCTTNCLAPVAKVLQDHFGIVNGLMTTVHAFTNDQRILDLPHKDLRRARAASVSMIPTSTGAAKAIGLVIPELAGKLDGMAIRVPTPNVSLVDLSVNLERETSKDEINAAMKEAAQTYLKGYLQYSEEQLVSIDLVGNSHSSIFDAPSTFVNGKLVKVLSWYDNEWGYSCRVADLLDIMAKL